In Cupriavidus basilensis, one genomic interval encodes:
- a CDS encoding quinone-dependent dihydroorotate dehydrogenase: MLNALYPLFRPALFSMDAEDAHHFTLNNLLRAKRMGLAGCIGNTIADDPRTVMGVRFPNPVGLAAGLDKDGAYIDGLAAFGFGFIEVGTVTPRPQAGNPRPRMFRLPQADALINRMGFNNGGVDAFIANVNASRWKAEGGVLGLNIGKNADTPIERAVDDYLHCLERVYPHASYVTVNISSPNTKNLRQLQGASELDHLLSTLKGAQQRLADKYKRYVPLALKIAPDLDADQIGNIGDALVRHRIDGVIATNTTIARDAVKGLPHGEEAGGLSGRPVFESSTRVVKSLRAVVGDAVPIVGVGGIFSGADAQAKIAAGAQLVQVYSGLIYRGPVLVKECAAALRA; this comes from the coding sequence GTGCTGAACGCGCTCTACCCCTTGTTTCGCCCCGCCCTGTTCTCGATGGATGCGGAGGACGCTCATCATTTCACCCTCAACAACCTGCTCCGCGCCAAGCGCATGGGGCTGGCGGGCTGCATCGGCAATACCATCGCCGATGACCCGCGCACGGTGATGGGTGTGCGCTTCCCCAACCCGGTTGGCCTGGCCGCCGGGCTCGACAAGGATGGCGCCTACATCGACGGGCTGGCCGCCTTCGGCTTCGGCTTTATCGAGGTGGGCACGGTCACGCCGCGCCCGCAGGCGGGCAACCCGCGGCCGCGCATGTTCCGCCTGCCGCAGGCGGATGCGCTGATCAACCGCATGGGCTTCAACAACGGCGGCGTGGATGCCTTTATCGCCAATGTGAACGCGTCGCGCTGGAAGGCTGAAGGCGGCGTGCTGGGCCTGAACATCGGAAAGAACGCCGATACGCCGATCGAGCGCGCGGTGGACGATTACCTGCACTGCCTGGAACGGGTCTACCCGCACGCCAGCTACGTCACCGTCAATATCTCCTCGCCGAACACCAAGAACCTGCGCCAGCTCCAGGGTGCCAGCGAGCTCGACCACCTGCTCTCCACGCTCAAGGGCGCGCAGCAGCGCCTGGCCGACAAGTACAAGCGCTACGTGCCGCTCGCGCTGAAGATCGCGCCGGACCTCGATGCCGACCAGATCGGCAATATCGGCGATGCGCTGGTCCGCCACCGGATCGACGGCGTGATCGCCACCAACACCACGATCGCCCGCGACGCCGTCAAGGGCCTGCCGCACGGCGAGGAAGCCGGCGGCCTGTCGGGCCGGCCGGTGTTCGAATCCTCCACCCGCGTGGTCAAGAGCCTGCGCGCGGTGGTTGGGGACGCGGTGCCCATCGTCGGCGTGGGCGGCATCTTCAGCGGTGCGGATGCGCAAGCCAAGATCGCGGCCGGCGCGCAACTGGTGCAGGTGTACAGCGGGCTGATCTACCGCGGCCCGGTGCTGGTCAAGGAATGCGCCGCCGCGCTGCGCGCCTGA